From a region of the Corallococcus coralloides DSM 2259 genome:
- the agmC gene encoding adventurous gliding motility protein AgmC — protein sequence MLPPLTGLRRSAAGLLALLCAVLLAPPAFAEPDTFFLGDGTDGALTVAAGQTRTINIYARLTANAPAGQSFVTVTDTTGFAANDLVMVYQATGFDPARVVSGNQGPFDFSSESVGRWQFARVTALTDTRLTFGSPLTVPFLGGPDDDELARRTAAQVIRVPEYTTVTVSAGGSIVAKGWSNDEDQIDSLGGIVVFLAQSAVINNGTISANGAGFRGATYFNGDGDNCTEFDQEYPGGAIKGEGLVPSRFKLPAAYPEAEGITGRGNILNAGGGGICHNSGGGGGGNGGQGGIGGRTWTGDTAPARPVGGLGGAKMNFLPPTRVLFGGGGGSGHGNDGVGGGGGNAGGVVFIRGGSLAGAGVISADGLAGGDSENDAAGGGGAGGTLSLRFNGNLTCNPGNISAKGGRGGISSADEHGTGGGAGGGNIFLQGATIACNTVAATATSGGAPGTQALAGSIYDGATYGAAAGNVGVVNTLTSALTVPVAPVVVEPANGSVTSNRTPPITGTGPVNTTIVVIVDNVEIGRTTSDATGNWSFTPTTQLSVAGHTVYAYAEVNGQASPKSNTNNFTITAAATPTVAITTPANGSTTNNPNVTVTGTAANATSVTVTFQGTNYPATLTGNNWTVALPGPLANGPYTVTAVSSNGTSNSTTATSNFTVAGPTVAITAPANGSTVANPNVTVTGTAANATSVTVTFQGTNYPATLTGGNWTVALPGPLANGTYTVTAVSSNGTTSSTQASSTFTVAGPTVAISTPANGSSTSNPNVTVTGTAANATSVTVTFQGTNYPATLTGGNWTVALPGPLANGTYTVNAVSTNGTTNSTQASSTFTVNVPAPTVAISTPANGSTVTNPNVTVTGTAGNATSVTVTFNGTDYPATLTGGNWTVALPGQLADGTYTVTAVSTNAQGTNSTQASTTFTVDQTPPTVAISTPTDGSTINTPNVTVTGTSVGATSVTLTFDNASYGPITVEADGSWSFPLPGPLPEDTYTVTAVAVDAAGNTSTPDSSTFTVDLTAPTVEISTPGDGDVIGTSTVTVTGTASGATSVTLTYNGTDYGPIPVDGAGNWSYTLPLAVPPGSHTVTAVSVDAAGNESTPDESTFTVDLTVPTVAISNPLTGTSVNTDTVTVTGTTTNATSVTLTFDGASYGPVTVNGDGTWSYTLPGPLTEDTYTVTAVSVNGAGTTSATATTTFTVDLTAPTVEISTPGNGDVVGTSTVTVTGTSTGATSVTLTYNGTEYGPVPVDGSGNWSYQLPVTLPEGSITVTAVATDAAGNTSTPDDTTFTVDLSAPEVEITAPVDGTTVASNTVTVTGTSVGATSVTLTFEGTDYGPIAVDASGNWSQALPGPLADGTYTVTAVSTDAAGNESTPDSATFTVDTTGPTVAITTPANGSTVGANVTVTGTTAGGATSVTVSFQGTSYGPIAVDASGNWSQALPGPLANGTYTVTAVAVDAVGNTSNTATSTFTVNTAAPTVAITVPANGTTVVVPNVTVSGTSANATSVTVTFQGTTYGPIAVNASGNWSQALPGPLADGTYTVTAVSTNGAGTNSATATTTFLINLGNPVDTDGDGLTDEEEVALGTDPNNPDTDGDGIPDGIEVKVGGTDPLDSDSDDDGILDGNEDKDHDGIVDADETDPNSIDTDGDGLTDGVELGLTEPEGDDTDPSKFVADKDPSTKTNPLDDDSDDDGLTDGNEDANHDGKVDPTETDPNKIDTDGDGLTDGLELGLTEPQGGDTDPTKFKADQDPDTKTNPLDPDTDKGGVLDGIEDRNHNGRVDVQESDPLIQSDDEDADGDGIDNDTELELGLDPFDSDTDDDGVPDGIDGITDTDGDGLIDALDPDSDNDGLNDGTELGVTAETAPPGTDRSSPNFKPDADPTTKTDPKNPDTDGDGLKDGEEDANHDGRRDATETDPNMKDTDQGGQDDGTEVKNGSNPLDANDDFVDEFLVMGHGCNTGGSGSLAPFALMLLALPLVGRRFRRAGDFLARAGGAVAVFVTALVMGMGTTAHAQATGVSQAIDVQQYKPGPGVADVLAVHGAKVQRHLGWNVGLSVNYADKPLNFFNPRTDTYVTSLVKSQVGFDLMGAVGLFDRFEIGVVLPITVQGSENSPSVDSSFANGVSGGGIGDLRLIPKARLLDGDDYGVSVVLPISLPTGGASDFLGGSGVSVNPRVVAEYGKRFRILANVGVDLRKSQQLRNLNVGSALAYGVGAEVPLGDLPLAAQASLVGAMGFKEQNEEERPLELLAALKYRAPTGLSAQVGAGPGLTHGYGTPTFRVLASVAYTTPERAPAPPKPVCPEGPEDFDGFQDQDGCADPDNDGDGILDTADQCPNEPETVNGFEDEDGCPDTKPAPPPPPVDSDGDGLMDPDDKCPNAPEDKDGFQDEDGCPDPDNDKDGIPDVADKCPLEPETINGVDDEDGCPDKGKVKVLVEGERILILEKVYFATNKDVILPRSFPILKQVAAVLRANPQVELLRVEGHTDSQGNDASNLDLSKRRAASVKTFLVNEGIAAERLESEGFGETKPVDTNKTAAGRENNRRVEFNITRMGKVEVEKPAP from the coding sequence TTGCTGCCGCCCCTCACGGGACTTCGCCGCTCGGCCGCGGGCCTGTTGGCCCTGCTGTGTGCCGTGCTGTTGGCGCCACCCGCGTTCGCGGAACCGGACACCTTCTTCCTGGGCGACGGCACGGATGGCGCGCTGACGGTCGCCGCCGGCCAGACGCGGACCATCAACATCTACGCGCGACTGACGGCGAACGCGCCTGCGGGCCAGTCGTTCGTGACGGTGACGGACACGACGGGCTTCGCCGCCAACGACCTGGTGATGGTGTACCAGGCCACCGGTTTCGACCCGGCCCGGGTGGTCTCCGGCAACCAGGGGCCGTTCGACTTCTCGTCGGAGTCGGTGGGCCGGTGGCAGTTCGCGCGCGTGACGGCGTTGACGGACACGCGCCTCACCTTCGGTTCGCCCCTCACGGTGCCGTTCCTGGGCGGCCCGGACGATGACGAACTCGCCCGCCGCACCGCGGCCCAGGTCATCCGCGTGCCCGAGTACACGACGGTGACCGTCAGTGCGGGCGGCAGCATCGTCGCCAAGGGCTGGTCCAACGACGAGGACCAGATCGACAGCCTGGGCGGCATCGTGGTCTTCCTGGCCCAGAGCGCGGTCATCAACAACGGCACCATCTCCGCCAATGGCGCGGGCTTCCGTGGCGCGACGTACTTCAACGGGGATGGCGACAACTGCACGGAGTTCGACCAGGAGTATCCGGGCGGCGCCATCAAGGGAGAGGGGCTGGTACCCAGCCGCTTCAAGCTTCCGGCGGCGTACCCTGAGGCGGAGGGCATCACGGGCCGGGGCAACATCCTCAACGCGGGCGGCGGCGGCATCTGCCACAACTCCGGCGGTGGCGGCGGTGGCAACGGCGGCCAGGGCGGTATCGGCGGCCGGACGTGGACGGGTGACACCGCCCCGGCGCGTCCGGTGGGCGGCCTGGGCGGCGCGAAGATGAACTTCCTGCCTCCGACGCGCGTGCTGTTCGGCGGCGGTGGCGGTTCGGGTCATGGCAACGACGGCGTGGGCGGTGGTGGCGGCAACGCAGGTGGTGTCGTGTTCATCCGCGGTGGTTCGCTCGCGGGCGCCGGTGTCATCAGCGCGGACGGCCTGGCGGGCGGCGACTCGGAGAATGACGCGGCGGGTGGCGGTGGGGCGGGCGGTACGTTGTCCCTGCGCTTCAATGGCAATCTGACCTGCAATCCCGGCAACATCTCCGCGAAGGGCGGTCGTGGCGGCATCAGCTCCGCGGACGAGCACGGGACGGGCGGCGGCGCGGGAGGTGGCAACATCTTCCTCCAGGGCGCGACCATCGCCTGCAACACCGTGGCAGCCACGGCGACCTCGGGCGGTGCGCCGGGTACGCAGGCGCTCGCGGGCTCTATCTATGACGGCGCGACGTACGGCGCCGCGGCGGGCAATGTCGGCGTGGTCAACACGCTCACGTCCGCGCTGACCGTGCCCGTGGCGCCGGTCGTCGTCGAGCCGGCCAACGGCTCCGTCACGTCCAACCGGACGCCGCCCATCACGGGTACAGGCCCGGTGAACACGACCATCGTCGTCATCGTGGACAACGTGGAGATTGGCCGGACGACGTCGGATGCCACGGGCAACTGGTCCTTCACGCCCACGACCCAGCTCAGCGTCGCTGGTCACACCGTGTACGCGTACGCGGAGGTCAACGGCCAGGCGAGCCCGAAGAGCAACACCAACAACTTCACCATCACCGCCGCAGCGACGCCGACGGTGGCCATCACCACGCCGGCCAACGGCTCCACGACGAACAACCCGAACGTGACGGTGACCGGTACGGCCGCGAACGCCACGTCCGTGACCGTGACCTTCCAGGGCACGAACTATCCCGCCACGCTGACCGGCAATAACTGGACGGTCGCGCTGCCCGGCCCGCTGGCCAATGGCCCGTACACCGTGACCGCGGTGTCCTCGAACGGCACGAGCAACAGCACGACGGCGACCTCCAACTTCACGGTGGCGGGCCCGACGGTGGCCATCACCGCGCCGGCCAACGGCTCGACGGTGGCGAACCCCAACGTGACGGTGACCGGTACGGCCGCGAACGCGACCAGCGTGACGGTGACCTTCCAGGGCACCAACTACCCGGCGACGCTGACCGGTGGTAACTGGACGGTGGCGCTGCCCGGCCCGCTGGCCAACGGCACGTACACCGTGACCGCCGTATCCTCGAACGGCACGACCAGCAGCACCCAGGCTTCCTCCACCTTCACGGTGGCGGGCCCGACGGTGGCCATCAGCACTCCGGCCAACGGCTCCTCGACGAGCAACCCGAACGTGACGGTGACCGGTACGGCTGCGAACGCGACCAGCGTGACCGTGACCTTCCAGGGCACGAACTATCCCGCCACGCTGACCGGCGGTAACTGGACCGTGGCGCTGCCGGGCCCGCTGGCCAACGGGACGTACACGGTGAACGCGGTGTCCACCAACGGCACCACGAACAGCACCCAGGCCTCGTCCACCTTCACGGTGAACGTGCCCGCGCCGACGGTGGCCATCAGCACCCCGGCCAACGGCTCCACGGTGACGAACCCCAACGTGACGGTGACGGGCACGGCCGGGAACGCGACCAGCGTGACGGTCACGTTCAATGGCACGGACTACCCTGCCACCCTGACCGGGGGTAACTGGACCGTGGCGCTGCCCGGCCAACTGGCGGATGGCACGTACACCGTGACGGCCGTGTCCACGAACGCCCAGGGCACGAACAGCACCCAGGCCTCCACCACCTTCACGGTGGACCAGACGCCTCCGACGGTGGCCATCAGCACCCCGACGGACGGCTCGACGATCAACACCCCGAACGTGACGGTGACGGGCACGTCCGTGGGGGCGACGTCCGTGACGCTGACCTTCGACAATGCGAGCTACGGCCCCATCACCGTGGAAGCTGACGGCAGCTGGAGCTTCCCGCTGCCCGGTCCCCTGCCCGAGGACACGTACACCGTGACCGCGGTGGCCGTGGACGCGGCGGGCAACACCAGCACGCCGGACAGCTCCACCTTCACGGTGGACCTGACCGCGCCGACGGTGGAAATCAGCACGCCTGGCGACGGCGACGTCATCGGTACCAGCACGGTGACCGTCACCGGTACGGCCTCGGGCGCGACGTCCGTGACGCTGACCTACAACGGCACGGACTACGGCCCCATCCCCGTGGATGGCGCGGGTAACTGGAGCTACACGCTGCCCCTGGCCGTGCCGCCGGGCTCCCACACCGTGACCGCTGTGTCCGTGGACGCGGCGGGCAACGAGAGCACGCCGGACGAGTCCACCTTCACGGTGGACCTGACGGTCCCCACGGTCGCCATCTCCAATCCGCTGACCGGCACCTCGGTGAACACCGACACGGTGACGGTCACCGGCACGACGACCAATGCGACCTCCGTGACGCTCACGTTCGATGGCGCCAGCTATGGCCCCGTCACGGTCAACGGTGACGGCACCTGGAGCTATACGCTGCCCGGCCCCCTGACCGAGGACACGTACACCGTGACCGCGGTGTCCGTGAATGGCGCGGGTACCACCAGCGCGACCGCGACCACCACCTTCACGGTGGACCTGACCGCGCCGACGGTGGAAATCAGCACCCCGGGCAACGGCGATGTCGTCGGCACCAGCACGGTGACGGTGACGGGTACCTCCACGGGCGCGACGTCCGTGACGCTGACCTACAACGGCACGGAGTACGGCCCCGTCCCCGTGGATGGCTCGGGTAACTGGAGCTACCAGCTGCCGGTGACCCTGCCGGAGGGCTCCATCACCGTGACCGCGGTGGCCACGGACGCGGCAGGCAACACCAGCACGCCGGACGACACCACCTTCACGGTGGACCTGTCTGCGCCGGAAGTCGAAATCACCGCGCCGGTGGACGGCACGACGGTGGCCTCCAACACGGTGACCGTCACCGGTACCTCCGTGGGCGCCACCTCCGTGACGCTGACCTTCGAGGGCACGGACTACGGCCCCATCGCGGTGGATGCTTCCGGCAACTGGAGCCAGGCGCTGCCCGGCCCACTGGCGGACGGCACGTACACCGTCACCGCGGTCTCCACGGACGCGGCTGGCAACGAGAGCACGCCCGACAGCGCCACCTTCACGGTGGACACGACCGGCCCGACGGTGGCCATCACCACGCCGGCCAACGGCTCCACGGTGGGCGCCAACGTCACGGTCACCGGTACGACCGCGGGCGGTGCGACGAGCGTGACCGTGTCCTTCCAGGGCACGAGCTACGGCCCCATCGCGGTGGATGCCTCCGGCAACTGGAGCCAGGCACTGCCGGGCCCGCTGGCCAACGGCACGTACACGGTGACGGCGGTGGCGGTGGACGCGGTGGGCAACACGAGCAACACCGCGACCTCCACCTTCACGGTGAACACGGCCGCCCCGACGGTGGCCATCACCGTCCCGGCCAACGGCACCACGGTGGTGGTCCCCAACGTGACGGTGTCGGGCACGTCCGCGAACGCCACGTCCGTGACGGTGACGTTCCAGGGCACGACCTACGGCCCCATCGCGGTGAACGCCTCCGGCAACTGGAGCCAGGCGCTGCCCGGCCCGCTGGCGGACGGCACGTACACCGTCACGGCGGTGTCCACGAACGGCGCGGGCACGAACAGCGCGACCGCGACCACCACCTTCCTCATCAACCTGGGGAATCCGGTGGACACGGACGGCGACGGCCTGACGGACGAGGAGGAAGTCGCCCTGGGCACCGACCCGAACAACCCGGACACCGACGGCGACGGCATCCCCGACGGCATCGAGGTCAAGGTGGGCGGCACGGATCCGCTCGACAGCGACTCGGATGACGACGGCATCCTCGACGGCAACGAGGACAAGGACCACGACGGCATCGTCGACGCTGACGAGACCGACCCGAACAGCATCGACACCGACGGCGACGGCCTGACCGACGGCGTGGAGCTGGGCCTCACCGAGCCCGAGGGCGACGACACCGACCCGTCCAAGTTCGTGGCGGACAAGGACCCGTCCACGAAGACCAACCCGCTGGACGACGACTCGGATGACGACGGTCTCACCGACGGCAACGAGGACGCCAACCACGACGGCAAGGTGGACCCGACCGAGACGGATCCGAACAAGATCGACACGGACGGCGACGGCCTGACGGACGGCCTGGAGCTGGGCCTCACCGAGCCCCAGGGCGGCGACACCGACCCGACGAAGTTCAAGGCGGACCAGGACCCCGACACCAAGACGAACCCGCTCGACCCCGACACTGACAAGGGTGGCGTGCTCGACGGCATCGAGGATCGGAACCACAACGGTCGCGTGGACGTGCAGGAGTCCGACCCGCTCATCCAGTCAGACGACGAGGACGCGGACGGCGACGGCATCGACAACGACACGGAGCTGGAGCTCGGGTTGGATCCGTTCGACTCCGACACCGACGACGACGGCGTGCCGGACGGCATCGACGGAATCACCGACACGGACGGCGATGGCCTCATCGACGCGCTCGACCCGGACAGCGACAACGACGGCCTCAACGACGGCACGGAGCTGGGCGTCACCGCGGAGACCGCTCCGCCGGGCACCGACAGGTCGTCTCCGAACTTCAAGCCGGACGCGGATCCGACGACGAAGACGGACCCGAAGAACCCGGACACGGACGGCGATGGCCTGAAGGACGGCGAGGAAGACGCCAACCATGACGGCCGCCGTGACGCCACGGAGACGGATCCGAACATGAAGGACACCGACCAGGGCGGCCAGGACGACGGCACGGAGGTGAAGAACGGCTCCAACCCGCTCGACGCCAACGATGACTTCGTGGATGAGTTCCTGGTGATGGGCCACGGCTGCAACACGGGCGGCTCCGGTTCGCTGGCGCCCTTCGCGCTGATGCTGCTGGCGCTGCCCCTGGTGGGCCGCCGCTTCCGCCGCGCCGGGGACTTCCTGGCGCGCGCGGGTGGGGCGGTTGCCGTGTTCGTCACGGCGCTGGTCATGGGCATGGGCACCACCGCCCACGCGCAGGCCACCGGCGTGTCGCAGGCCATCGACGTGCAGCAGTACAAGCCGGGCCCGGGCGTCGCGGACGTGCTCGCGGTGCACGGCGCGAAGGTGCAGCGGCACCTGGGGTGGAACGTGGGGCTGTCGGTCAACTACGCCGACAAGCCGCTCAACTTCTTCAACCCCCGCACGGACACGTACGTCACCTCCCTGGTGAAGAGCCAGGTGGGCTTCGACCTGATGGGCGCCGTCGGCCTCTTCGACCGGTTCGAAATCGGCGTCGTGCTGCCCATCACCGTCCAGGGCTCGGAGAACTCGCCGAGCGTGGATTCCTCCTTCGCCAACGGGGTGAGCGGGGGCGGCATCGGCGACCTGCGCCTCATCCCGAAGGCGCGGCTGCTGGATGGCGACGACTACGGCGTGTCCGTGGTGCTGCCCATCTCGCTGCCCACGGGGGGGGCGTCGGACTTCCTCGGAGGGTCCGGCGTGTCTGTCAACCCGCGCGTGGTGGCGGAGTACGGCAAGCGCTTCCGCATCCTCGCCAACGTGGGCGTGGACCTCCGCAAGTCGCAGCAGCTGCGCAACCTGAACGTCGGCAGCGCGCTGGCGTACGGGGTGGGCGCGGAGGTTCCGCTGGGTGACCTGCCGCTGGCCGCCCAGGCCTCGCTGGTAGGCGCGATGGGCTTCAAGGAGCAGAACGAGGAGGAGCGTCCCCTGGAGCTGCTCGCGGCCCTGAAGTACCGCGCGCCGACCGGTCTGTCCGCGCAGGTGGGCGCGGGCCCGGGCCTCACCCACGGCTACGGCACGCCGACCTTCCGCGTGCTCGCGTCCGTGGCCTACACCACTCCGGAGCGTGCCCCGGCGCCTCCGAAGCCCGTGTGCCCGGAAGGCCCCGAGGACTTCGACGGCTTCCAGGACCAGGACGGCTGCGCCGACCCGGACAACGACGGCGACGGCATCCTCGACACGGCCGACCAGTGCCCCAACGAGCCGGAGACGGTGAACGGCTTCGAGGACGAGGACGGCTGCCCGGACACGAAGCCCGCGCCGCCTCCGCCGCCGGTGGACTCCGACGGCGACGGCCTGATGGACCCGGACGACAAGTGCCCCAACGCGCCCGAGGACAAGGACGGCTTCCAGGACGAGGACGGCTGCCCGGATCCGGACAACGACAAGGACGGCATCCCCGACGTCGCGGACAAGTGCCCGCTGGAGCCGGAGACCATCAACGGCGTGGATGACGAGGACGGCTGCCCGGACAAGGGCAAGGTCAAGGTGCTCGTCGAGGGCGAGCGCATCCTCATCCTGGAGAAGGTCTACTTCGCCACGAACAAGGACGTCATCCTGCCGCGCTCGTTCCCCATCCTGAAGCAGGTGGCCGCCGTGCTGCGCGCCAACCCGCAGGTGGAACTGCTGCGCGTCGAGGGCCACACGGACAGCCAGGGCAACGACGCCTCCAACCTGGACCTGTCCAAGCGCCGCGCCGCCAGCGTGAAGACGTTCCTCGTCAACGAGGGCATCGCCGCGGAGCGCCTGGAGTCCGAGGGCTTCGGTGAGACGAAGCCGGTGGACACCAACAAGACGGCCGCGGGCCGTGAGAACAACCGCCGCGTGGAGTTCAACATCACGCGGATGGGCAAGGTGGAAGTGGAGAAGCCCGCCCCGTAG
- the ftsA gene encoding cell division protein FtsA: protein MAKQKSGEIIVGLDIGTTKICAIVGELTDSGIDIIGIGTHPSKGLRKGVVVNIEATVSSIRRAVEEAELMAGAEISHVYTGIAGGHIKGFNSQGIVAVKDKEVRDADIARVIDAAKAVAIPLDREVIHVLPQEFIIDDQGGIKEPLGMAGVRLEAKVHIVTGAVSSAQNIVKCANRTGLNVSDIVLQPLASAEAVLSEDEKELGVCLVDIGGGTTDIAIFSGGSIVHTAVIALGGNNLTSDIAIGLRTPAHEAERIKQKYGCALASMINKDETIEVPSVGGRQPRVLGRQILSEILEPRVEEIFQLVHREIQKCGYEDLLASGIVITGGSTLLAGMPELAEEVLGLPVRRGMPRGIGGLVDVVKSPMYATGVGLVVYGAKHMDRRMFRIREDGNVYKKVKGRMREWLEEIF from the coding sequence ATGGCGAAGCAGAAGTCGGGGGAGATCATCGTCGGCCTCGACATCGGCACGACGAAGATCTGCGCCATCGTCGGCGAGCTGACCGATAGCGGTATCGACATCATCGGTATCGGTACGCATCCGTCGAAGGGGTTGCGCAAGGGCGTCGTGGTCAACATCGAGGCCACGGTGTCCTCCATCCGGCGCGCCGTGGAGGAAGCCGAGCTGATGGCCGGGGCGGAGATCTCCCACGTCTACACGGGGATCGCCGGTGGCCACATCAAGGGCTTCAACTCCCAGGGCATCGTCGCGGTGAAGGACAAGGAGGTCCGCGACGCGGACATCGCGCGCGTCATCGACGCGGCGAAGGCGGTGGCCATCCCGCTGGACCGGGAGGTCATCCACGTCCTGCCGCAGGAGTTCATCATCGACGACCAGGGCGGCATCAAGGAGCCCCTGGGCATGGCCGGCGTGCGCCTGGAGGCCAAGGTGCACATCGTCACGGGCGCCGTCTCCAGCGCGCAGAACATCGTCAAGTGCGCCAACCGCACGGGCCTGAACGTCTCCGACATCGTCCTCCAGCCGCTGGCCTCCGCCGAAGCGGTGCTGAGCGAGGACGAGAAGGAGCTGGGCGTGTGCCTCGTCGACATCGGCGGCGGCACCACGGACATCGCCATCTTCTCCGGCGGCTCCATCGTCCACACGGCCGTGATAGCCCTGGGCGGCAACAACCTGACGAGCGACATCGCCATCGGCCTGCGCACCCCCGCGCACGAGGCCGAGCGCATCAAGCAGAAGTACGGCTGCGCGCTCGCGTCCATGATCAACAAGGACGAGACGATTGAGGTCCCCAGCGTGGGCGGCCGTCAGCCGCGCGTCCTGGGCCGGCAGATCCTCTCGGAGATTCTGGAGCCGCGCGTGGAGGAGATCTTCCAGCTGGTGCACCGGGAGATCCAGAAGTGCGGCTATGAGGACCTGCTCGCGTCCGGCATCGTCATCACGGGCGGCTCCACGCTGCTCGCGGGCATGCCGGAGCTGGCGGAAGAGGTGCTGGGCCTGCCGGTGCGCCGGGGCATGCCGCGCGGCATTGGCGGCCTGGTGGATGTGGTGAAGAGCCCCATGTACGCCACGGGCGTGGGCCTGGTCGTCTACGGCGCCAAGCACATGGACCGCCGCATGTTCCGCATCCGCGAGGACGGCAACGTCTACAAGAAGGTGAAGGGCCGGATGCGCGAGTGGCTGGAAGAGATCTTCTAG
- a CDS encoding cell division protein FtsQ/DivIB, protein MAFGKSKNRRRIDAAPRNDAVKGAVRSHGPSVAKALGLAVATAGLIWGGIELRAWAVVSPRFALESVNFTGLERASRPELLKLSGLTAGQNLWTLDPAALARAMGQHPWVRTVEVTRRFPRGVSVEVTEHAPAALAVLGDLYVLDEEGEPFKRVTPGDGLDLPLVTGVERDSYVADPDAVRSKFREALDVTRAYARLSPGRSDRLSEVRLENTGLALVTATGQEVRLGAGDTEVKLQRLARVRRELSTRGLAAAIIRLDNRARPGWVAVRLSSGSDSVRSGDSTQ, encoded by the coding sequence ATGGCCTTCGGAAAATCCAAGAACCGCCGACGCATCGACGCCGCACCGCGCAATGACGCGGTGAAGGGTGCGGTCCGCTCGCACGGGCCGTCGGTGGCGAAGGCGCTGGGGCTGGCGGTGGCGACGGCGGGGCTCATCTGGGGCGGCATCGAGCTGCGCGCCTGGGCGGTGGTGTCGCCGCGCTTCGCGCTGGAGTCGGTGAACTTCACCGGCCTGGAGCGCGCGTCGCGCCCGGAGCTGCTGAAGCTGTCCGGCCTGACGGCGGGGCAGAACCTGTGGACGCTGGACCCGGCCGCGCTGGCGCGGGCCATGGGGCAGCACCCCTGGGTGCGCACGGTGGAGGTGACGCGGCGGTTTCCGCGCGGCGTGTCCGTGGAGGTGACGGAGCACGCACCCGCGGCGCTGGCGGTGCTGGGCGACCTCTACGTGCTGGACGAGGAGGGCGAGCCCTTCAAGCGCGTCACCCCGGGGGACGGGCTGGACCTGCCGCTCGTCACGGGCGTGGAGCGCGATTCGTACGTGGCGGACCCGGACGCGGTGCGTTCGAAGTTCCGCGAGGCGCTGGATGTAACCCGTGCTTATGCGCGGCTGTCGCCGGGGCGATCCGACCGGCTGTCCGAGGTGCGCCTGGAGAACACCGGGCTTGCGCTGGTGACGGCGACGGGGCAGGAGGTGCGCCTCGGTGCTGGCGATACGGAAGTCAAGCTCCAGCGGCTGGCGCGCGTTCGACGCGAGCTCAGCACAAGGGGGCTTGCAGCCGCGATCATTCGCCTGGATAACCGTGCCCGACCGGGTTGGGTGGCGGTGAGGCTTTCGAGTGGGTCCGACTCCGTGCGGAGCGGGGACTCGACGCAGTGA
- a CDS encoding D-alanine--D-alanine ligase: MTIGPRGFTPAELKAKRVGVLYGGLSSEREVSLRTGAAVSGALKDLGYDVVEIDVGKDLPARLIAEKVDVAWLALHGRFGEDGCIQGLLEAMFIPYTGSGVMASAVGMDKVYAKEIFVARGIPTPPYRAFDSAEAALAEADRLPFPFPVVVKPSREGSSVGVHICKTREEYTAAVQDASKHAGTLLVEQFIKGREVQGGVLDNEALGVIEVKAAREFYDYEAKYKAGSGTQYLFPAPLPPDLYARVNEVSLGAHKALGCSGGSRSDVIVTESGDVFLLEINTLPGMTASSLLPKIAAGRGIDFPALCERLLQGASLKA; the protein is encoded by the coding sequence ATGACCATCGGTCCCCGAGGCTTCACCCCCGCTGAGTTGAAGGCCAAGCGCGTCGGCGTGCTGTACGGCGGCCTCTCCAGCGAGCGCGAGGTGTCGCTGCGCACGGGCGCCGCGGTGTCGGGCGCCCTCAAGGACCTGGGCTACGACGTGGTGGAAATCGACGTGGGCAAGGATCTGCCCGCGCGCCTCATCGCGGAGAAGGTGGACGTGGCGTGGCTCGCGCTGCACGGCCGCTTCGGCGAGGACGGCTGCATCCAGGGACTCCTGGAGGCCATGTTCATCCCCTACACCGGCAGTGGCGTGATGGCGTCCGCCGTGGGCATGGACAAGGTGTACGCGAAGGAGATCTTCGTCGCGCGCGGCATCCCCACGCCGCCCTACCGCGCCTTCGACTCGGCGGAAGCCGCGCTCGCGGAAGCGGACCGGCTGCCGTTCCCCTTCCCGGTGGTGGTGAAGCCCAGCCGCGAGGGCAGCAGCGTGGGCGTGCACATCTGCAAGACGCGCGAGGAGTACACCGCCGCCGTCCAGGACGCCTCGAAGCACGCGGGCACGCTCCTGGTGGAGCAGTTCATCAAGGGCCGGGAGGTGCAGGGCGGCGTGCTGGACAACGAGGCCCTGGGCGTCATCGAAGTGAAGGCCGCCCGCGAGTTCTACGACTACGAAGCCAAGTACAAGGCCGGCAGCGGTACTCAGTATCTCTTCCCCGCGCCGCTGCCCCCGGACCTGTACGCGCGCGTCAACGAGGTCTCCCTGGGCGCCCACAAGGCGCTGGGGTGTTCCGGCGGGTCGCGCTCGGACGTCATCGTCACGGAGAGTGGCGACGTGTTCCTGCTGGAAATCAACACGCTGCCCGGAATGACGGCCTCCAGTCTCCTGCCCAAAATCGCGGCGGGGCGGGGCATCGACTTCCCGGCCCTCTGTGAGCGGCTGCTCCAGGGCGCTTCGCTCAAGGCCTGA